The Paenibacillus amylolyticus genome contains the following window.
AGCATTAAATTGGTAGGCCTGTTCCCTCAATTCAGCCATAATAGGATGCCCCGCTGTAGCTATAGTGACATTAGGACCAAACATAGTATGATCTCCTACATATATATGAGTATCATCAACAAGTGTTAAGTTGAAATTAGCATAAATGTTCTTTCCAAAATGAACATGCTTTCCTCCCCAGTTTGAACGAAGAGGAGGTTCTATATAGCACCCTTCTCCAATCTCTGCAAACATGTCTCTTAACATTTCTTTTCTTTGCTCTTCCTCTGAGGGGCGGGACATATTATAGTCATAAAGCTTATCCAAACACTTAGCTTGATCTTTGCTGAGTTGCACGTCCCCAGGCAAATATAAACTACCATTGTGCATTTTTTCTCTAATATTCAAAACTATATCTCCTTAAAAATAATTATTTTTCGTTACTCCACTTTATTTTGTTTGAACGTCTAAGCTGTCTATATCAAGATAAGCAGATCAAAGTTTGATAACCTTGTCTAACTAATGACCATATATAGAGCTATTGGGCGTACTTTTCATACAAAACCACATATAGCTAATCGGTATAAATTTTCTCCACATCACAATTAAGCCGCACCAGCTAATCGTTATTAGTATTCGTCATATTGTAATTTCAATTTGAATGTTTTCTGGCCCTAGAATACTACTCTCATAATATCCATCACCTGTTGTTCGAGGACCTCCGTTAACGGAATATCCTGCATTCGAAAGTTCTAATGTTAAACTGTCCACCCGATCCTTACTTCCTACACTAAAGGCTAGATGAATCAAGCCGGTTTGCATTAGTCCAGGAGTTCTCTCAGTTAATTCTGGACGATTCATAAGTTCTAATCTTGCTCCAGTCTCAAAAGTTAGAAAATACGTTTTCAATCCTGTACGAGGGTTATAATATAGTTTGTTTGCTTGAGCACTGAAATACTTCATGTAAAATTGTTTATTTAGCTCCAAGTCATGTACATACATTGCAATGTGTTCAATTCTCATTTTTTAATCTCCTTATTTTTTTGCATTAAGTTAATTACATAGAGTTGATATTTAATTTAGCCTTATTCAAAGCTTAATACCTATATTTATCGTTTGAAGAATTAGTACTCATCCCGCCCTGTTGTGAGTAATTTGAAGTAAGGAGGGATTACTTCTTGATGAGTGAACCTGATGACGTCAGGTCCCTTTGAGTCAATTTTATTTTGAGAGCGTCAATGGAACATATGACAGTCATAGGTAGACCAGTGCTTCAAAACGTGATACGGGCCATCTAATTTTCTTTGGCATTAAATATTTCTGTTACCCATCTTTAGCAATAATAGAACGTTGATAAAAGACCAGAGACTAGCCTCCAAGAAAGCGAGCTAAATCATGTGGGAACTTATTTTTCACGAGCACACTTTATAAAGTTTATTTATTAAGTGTGCATAAATCATTCATATGAATCATCAATTGAGCCAACTGGTTTCACTTCAAATGACTGATTCGATATTTTTAATGTTGTGTAAGTGCCAATCCGGATGACTACCACTAGAATTATATATGCCACTCTTGCACCCCTTTGGATTATACAGATTTTTTTATATTAGAGCATGGGGATTCATCGGGTGTGTTGCAATTTATAGTTGAACACCAGGCCTAGTAAGTCAATTGTCTCCGATTCACACCTCACCTACATCTAAATTCGTACAATCGAAATTGGCATACAAATTTTCACTATATGATTATAATAGCCATAATCAAATCTAATATTCAATTCCATGCTTAGTTTACCCTCCGTGGAGCCCAACAGTTTTTTTAAGGTTTACGTCGAAGTATTCCCTCTGATTCTATAGTTTTGTTCTTTATTCTCGTCATTTTTCTTGCGCATTCTCGCTCCTTAGTAAATTTAGCATCTCAAGCCTCATATAATTCTCCATCAATCATCTTTTGCTTTTCAGTTTTCATAATATTACTTCTTTTCTATTTTAAAAAACTCTGTTTGTGGTTTAGCTGACTTTGTTAGGCATGCCGAGATAATGACAGCCCCCAGCACTGCAATCATTGCATTCAATAAACCAAAGTGTTCTCCTAGGAAGCCAAGACCTGGTGGTCCTACCAATGATGCTATATATCCTGACGTAGCGACAGCCCCGACTCTAGCTGCTGCACCTTCTGGCTTATCTCCAGCAGCAGACAGGCCTACCGGGAATCCTAACGAGGCACCAAGTCCCCACAGAATTACACCAATAGCTGCTAATAAATAATGTTGACTCCAAATTACGAGACTTAGTCCCATCACTGCTGATAAAGCACATCCCATTAAAACCTTTATCCTTCCGTAACGACCCAATATCCATCCGCCAGAAAAACGACCTAGCGTCATAGCGCCAACAAATAAACCATAGATAACAGATCCTGTAGACGCATTAAGACCATAACCATCTACCATAATTAATGGTAGCCAATCATTTGCGGCACCTTCAGCAAACGCCATGCCTAAAACCATAATCCCAATAAGTATAGTTCTTTTTCTGTCCATACCTTAATTTTTCTTCCAACCACACCGTTATCAGTACTTACATAATTAGTTTCCATCCCCGTAGTTTTGGGTAGGTAACGAAAGCAACTTAAGAGAATAACGGATATCAATACTGCAAGTATAGAAAAATGGACAATAACAGGCAATTCAAGTACTTCAGCGCTTACTCCAATAATAGCTCCAAGGAGTGTACCCACACTAAAGAATCCATGTAGGGCTGGTAGAAGAATTTTATCTAATGTCTTTTCTACTGCTGAACCTTCCATATTGAGGCCAACTTCAGCTGCACCAAATCCGCAACCAAAAATAAATAACCCTATCATAACGATACTTGTAGTAGTTGTCATTGTACCTAGACCAATGATTAAGAACCCGACCACAATTAGAAATGAACTAACTACGATTACTAAACGCGCTCCTTTTCGAGCGATGATAGAACCGGATGATAACAAGCCTACAAGTGAACCTGTGGCTAGAGCAAAAATGATAATTCCCATTTCTGCAGTTGATAAGTTTAACTGATCTCGAATAGCAGGCGTTCGAGCAACCCAAGAAGAAAATGAAAGTCCTGGTAACGCGAAAAGTATAAAAAGAATATTACGAATGTGTTGCTGCTCCTGAAATTTCATAATATGTTTATGTTCATCTCCCTTCTAACTCCTAACACCAAACTGGAATTTTTCTTTATATAATTTTTTACCAACCTCACTTACATCAAACTCTTTTAAAAACACTTTTAATAAGTATCAACTTACATGAATTCAGACAGAATGTCTAGATTAAATATTGTAAACGTTGATTCCAAAAGTCTACATGGTTTTCTAACATGAACAGCCTTATTTTCTCAAAACAATTCGTCATTAAAACAACAAGCCTACTCCTTTAAAAAAGAAATAGACTTGTTTTATAAAGTTTGATTGAATTGCGTTTATACAAGTCCATCGGAGAATTTCGCTTGTTTTTTTACAATATTCTATAGAATGATCTACTAACTTAAGCTAATGGAGGCAAACAAATGCAAATTTACACGCACTGGGACATAGGAAGATGGCTCAATACGCCCATCTTTACTAAAAAAAATGTTTCAGATTGGGTTGGAGAGGAAGTTACCATCCGTGCTCGTACGAAGAATCATCCCTGGAGGACTATCCGTGTAGCTCGTTTCCCATATTCAGATGGAACTCAGGCAGGTCCCTACGCTTGTGCTCCAACGCGTGAAGGATTTGAGGTTTTGTTTACTCGCTGGGAATTTGATAAACCCGACTTAGATCTTCATACTAATCCAACGACTTAAATTTTGTTGATGTCTCATTAATATTTACAATATCTAGCGAGTCTCGAAAATCCCTACATTAGTAACGGCAACTTTAGGATTGCCGTTACTTTGTGTTATGTTTTTGCTGTTTTATTCCTCATTTGAGAACTACCTCTTATGGTTCATTTTATTCTAAGTGGTATTAGGGACAAAATCTTTTCCGAAAAAAAATAAAAAGAACATCCTTATATTGAACCTTCTGTACAAGTGCCTTGTCGTTTCATCCCGGTCTTGACCTTTACGTTTGAGATAAGCATCGTAGACAATTATAGAGAGGTCAAAAATCATACAAAGTGTCACTGGGTACTCTTTTGCGGCATTTTCGACAGTAATTATCTTTGCATTTTATCTCCTGCATCCAGATTTCCAAGCACCTTTTTAGCATTGCATTTTCCGGTTTCGGCCGCATCATCTGTCTGTCTTGGTCAACGTATTTCTTTCGTCTTCCACGTAGAAATATTTATTTAAACTTCTGACCTTTAGCTGCTGGCATACAAAATCCACCCCTTTGAATACACATTGGATTAACTAAGGGGTGTACTTCATTCTACTGATAATGAAATTTTGTCGGATTTTTTTTAAAACTTCACCTTTCTAATCGGAATGGTAATATGCTTTTCCAATTCAGCAATCGGTGCAAGTTATTCTTCTCAGCATTGTCTAGTTCCAATACCAAATTTCCAACTTTTAAGTAGTAATAAAATGTCTGACTTTATCTCTATAATTCCGCAATGACACAACGTTCTAGTCCCGCGACATGAATGAATTGAAAATTGTGGAGAATAAAAAAGATGTTGATCTCTATCAGACCAACATCTTCTAGATCGCTTAATTGAAGTTTCTACTGTTTTGCAATTTCTTTATAGTCAAACCAATCAAAATCAACATATGAAAGATTATGATGATGGTTGCCATCTTGATTTAACGCTTCATTTAAATCTAGTTTGGCTTGCTTACTTCCATACAGACCAATGTAGGTTCCAGTAAAACCACCAGCACGATCAGTACTAAGCAATCGACCATCGGCTTTTTCAAATAACACGCTCCACGAGACGTACTCATTGGCACGATAATAAAAGCTGTACTCCTGCTCAAGTCCAACAACCCTCAATTGAATATGATGATCGCTCCATGGATGTGAGATCAGAAATTTATCTACTCCTGCCTGCCTCTCCACAAGGCGAATAACAGGCTTTCCTTGCTCTAATGCTAGCTCCATTCGAAAGTGGTAATTTTGGTTGTGAAATAAGGTCAGACCTGCGGTTTCACCCTCATTTTGTGGATTAAACTCCATGTGTGTGGATGCATTGAACATCAGGTGCTGCTGTCGCCGACCAACAAAAGCAGGATTGCTCTGTTCTGACAGCTGCTCCTGTTTCAAACGCAGGCGCAAATGCCCAGGTCGTTCTGTCAAACTCCAAAATTCTCCGCGCGGCGTTCTCAGGAAATTCCATATTGGAGATAGAGAGCTCTCGTCGAAATCGTCCCGTATCGGTGCACTTGGCCACCGCACTTCTGGCAGGTTAGGTGATTTCGTTTCTAGCTCCAATCTGCCCACCCCTGGACTAACAACAGGCCACTCCTGTTCCCATTGTACGGGTGCCATGAATGTCTCCCGACCCAAGTTTCGGTAGTATCCTCCGGCTGTTCTGGATGCAAGACATAGTAACCACCACTCACCTTGTTGTGTTTCAATCAATTCCGCATGACCTACATTAACAATCGGATACGCTCTTCCAAGATGTCGATGCGTCAAAATTGGATTGGAGCGATGCCCTTCATAAGGCCCTGTGATGTTACGGCTTCGCGCGATGGTCACGGCATGCGTATGCCCAGTTCCTCCCTCCGCAATTAACAAGTAATACCAATCATCCTTCTTATAGATATGCGGTCCTTCTTGAGCGTGAGCCACCTTAAGTGCACCCTGCCATATACTCACTTTCTCACCAATTAGCTTACCCTGCTCCAGATCGATCTCTTGAAGCCAGATATCCATATGTTTCGGGTATTCCTGACCTTCAGGCGGGATACGGTTTCCCGTATAGTATGCTCTGCCGTCTTCGTCGAAAAATAACGATGGATCAATACCTGGAGCATCGTCCAACCAGATGGGATCAGACCAATCACCTGACGGATCAGTAGTGGTTACATAGAAGTTATGTTCCTTCTTTTCGTTATCAACGAAGGTAGTAATCATATAGAATGTGCCCTTATGATACCGAATGGTTGGAGCCCAAATGCCCCGAGAAGGCATGATCCCATCCAAATTAAGCTGTGAAGCACGGTCAAGAACATGACCTAGCTGTTGCCAATGAACCAGATCTTTACTGTGGAATAACGGTACGCCGGGAAAGTATTCGAAACTGGACGTAACGAGATAATAGTCTTCTCCTACACGAATGGCCGACGGATCTGGATGGAATCCAGGCAACACGGGGTTGCGAAATGTTTTCACGTCAAGTTCTCCTTCATTTAAATGTTATGGATCATTAATCAGCTCTCTTGCACGAGTGAAAGTTCTGCGGCCGGATTCCAATTATCCGCTCCGGCAAAGAGTTGGGCAGGCAAATATTTCTCTGCCTCTTCCGTCGTCAACTGAGTCGTCCAGTTCAAACGTGCTTTGGGATTCGCTCCAGGCCCGTAACTGGCAAATTCGGCAAAACGTGCTGTACGTTCATTATCCGGGTTACTCCAGTTATTCCATCCAGATGCACTAATGTGATTATCCATATAGCTGTTGATATAGACTACATTGGCATAAGGTCTCCACGGTCTGCCAAGAGGTATAGTTCCAGCTAGACTAGAATTGCCAGTAATGTGGCTATTCAGGAAGACATAACCAGACTTCTCTTCCGCAGTGGATGCTGCAGTAACGTAACCATTGCTTAAACTGTTTATGACGCTGTTCTCAAACAATGCCGTTGCATTGCCAAAGATAAAGTCGACATCACCTTCAATATAACTGTCCACATAATATTGCCTTCCATCATTCACATAGAGCGTGTCCTGCCACCCCTTCAAGCTAACGTCCCGGAATACCAGACGATCACCACGAGCGAACAGAGCAACCGCTTGACCTGCATTATCGCCTGCATCATTTTGTATTGTCAGATGCTCAGCTGTAAAATCGTTTGTCTGCACTCGGAAGCTATAGCTACCTGAGGTACCGAGTGCATTGCCGGATGAATCCAATGTGCTGGCAGAATCACCGTAGATCAGCACAGTGCCCTCCCGGCTTTCTCCAATGATTCGCAGATGTTTTTGCTGGACGGTACGTCCAGCTTCTCACGGTAAATTCCGTCCTTAATTCGTATGATGGTAGGAAGCGTGCTATTGTCCGGAACAGCATGTATAGCTTCCTGAACCTGTTCATATTGTGCACTTCCATCAGATGACACGGTTAGAACTGGTGCAGGAATTTCAGATATTGGAGCGGACGACATACTCTCCCCAAATTCATTCAATCCCGTAATGACATAATAATAGGCAGTACCATTAATTAACTGCGTATCAGAGAACGAAGTATCATTTACATTTGAAGCTACAGTAACGAATGGCCCTTCGGGTGATTCACTTCGTTTCACTGCATATTCCTCAGCCTCCTCGGCTTCTTGCCAAGTAAGAGTGATTGTACTTTCACCTGGTTCAGCACGAATCTCTGATGGAGCTTGAGGTCTACCATCATCCACTGCCGGCCGTGTACCAACGGCTGAGGAGTCAAGGCTTCGTGTACCTTGAGCCAGTGCGGTCACTTTGTAATAATAGGGCTTACCGTTTAAGAGTCCTGTATCCACATAGGAAGTTCCTGATTCCTGATCAGCAATGACATCATAAGTTCCAGTCACAGACATTGCACGCTTGATCACATAAGTCGAAGCTCCTTCTATCGCTTTCCACGTGATAGAAACGGATTCAGGAAGAGACTCTACTGTGACTTGGGGAGTAGATAAAGCCATCGTCGGCGTTACAGCAACAGGGGAAGAATCTTCTCCCTCTCCTCCAATACCAGTCGCAGATACGACGTAATAGTAGGTCGTTCCGTTATCCAGTCCTCCATCCCGAAACGTAGGAACAGCTGCACGAGACGACACAGTTGTATACGGGCCTTCAGCCTGCAAACTACGTTTTACAGTGTAGTAGTTAGCTGCTACGACTTCATCCCACGTTAAATCTGCTTGTGCGTTTCTCGCAACAGCCATCAGATTCTCAGGCATATCTGGTCTTACAGCATCCTCCGAGGGTGTCACTGAAGACGTGTTGGAATTACTGCTCTCGCCCAATGGACCAACGGCCGTGACGACATATGTGTAAGCCGTTCCATTGGTGACCTCTTCGTCAATGTAAGTTGTCTCAGTTAACTCAGAAGCAATCAACTCATAGTCGTTTGCGGACTGAATACTACGCTTTACATTGTACGTAGAAGCCCCGTCCGCTTCCTCCCAGTGTAATCTCACCATACCATTGCCTGGTTCGGTACGAAGCCCTTTAGGAGAACTAACCGGTTCAACATAAAGTTTGACATTGTCATAGAACAACGTGCCTTTACCCGTACCTGGTGTTCTGGCAAACATTCGTGCAACACCATCGGCAGTCACATCAGCCTGGAACGGTACATCATCTGCGACGCGCACATCATCAACGTATATATCCGCTTTTTGCGAGGCTACATTGCCAACAATCTTGAAGTTGTACCATTGATTATTGACCGGTGCATCCATTAATTTGTGATCTTTGCCGTCTTTTTTGTATATTAGCGTATACTGATCCTCCGCTACCGGAGCAGAAGGTTTGCGTAGCTCGATGGAGAGTGCAGCACGACTGCCGGTGCCATTTTGCAATTGCAGAACGGTTGATGTGCCAGGCCAGCCTTGAGACATGATATCAGCCTCAAATACAAAACTTCCCCGTTGTGGTGGAAATGATCTTGCGAATTGGGCGATCCCAGCCCCATTGTCATATAGCATGAGCGCTTTAGCAGACGCGTTTCCTGTTGTTCCTGTGGGAATCTGGGTAACAACAACTTTAAGATCGTTCGTCTGTGGATCAGGGAGTACAGTATAACTTGCTGGTGTCGTATTGATCTCGATATCCTCAAAGTCATCATTCATGTAATAGATGGTCTCGGGCTCTCCTTCCGCTGCTGCACTAGCCTCATTGGAGTAGAAGCTTGTGCCATGATCATTCGAAGCCTTCACTGCGTAATAATAGGTTTTACCTACAGTAAGATTGGGATCTGTGTAGCTGGTGGTCGTAATTCCCTCTTGCTGCAACGTGTATGGCCCGCCAGGTATATCTGCTCTATACATTGAATAAGAGTCTGCACTTTGCACTTCATCCCATTGTAACTGAATGGACTTGAGATCCGGCTCAGCTACAAGTTCAGTAGGTGCTGTCGGGAAATCAGCAGGCAACTCCTGAACGGATGCATTGGAGAAAACAGACGTATTGAGCTTATCAACTTCATCATCCGGTTTGGAAGCATCGGCGCCAATCCGATGTAGACCGTTTCGTCTGCCGGGAATGATTGTGAATCGATAACAAACCAATCGTTACCGTCTTTGGATACAAGTGAAGTCACTTGATCCCCAAGTCGCACAAGCTTAACCCAATATGGGAGTGTGACCAAGCTGCCTTTTCCTGATGCACAACTTCGGTGCCCGCTCCATTACGAACAAGGCTAATCGCTTGTTGTCCACCCTTCACATAAGTGACCATGGCGGCAATAAACGGGGATGACGCATCAAGACTACTACGAATCATGACGCCTGCTTCGGCTCCATCATCGGTAGCTGTCACCTGATTAACTCTTGCTACAATCTCACCATTTCCTTCTAAGGTTTGGTATGCATAGTGGAAATGATCCTTCTCCCCACTGATATCTCCAGCTGATTTTACTGTAACGTCAGTATCGCTACCTCCTAATTGGGTATGACCCGCGATACCTGGTTCTCCAATATCGATGGATGACCACGGGAAAATACTGTTCTGCTTGTGAACATGCACCGTGACATTGTTAGACTGCGTTGAAGTACCTGAGTCATCAATCGCTCGAGCAGTGAGATAATGCGTGCCATCCTGCACATTTTCCCATGTAAACGTGTAAGGTGCTGTATCAGCTTCCCCAACCTCACATCATTTTGATAAAATTCCACTTTGGCTATGCTTCCGTCTACATCAGATGCGGAAGCAGTGATCTCAACGGAAGCCCCCTCCTCCTGACTGGTATGGTTCGCAGGGGATTGAATTGTAACTGTAGGATTCATAGATCCATTGCCAGCAATACTGTTCAAATATACTTCGAGATAGGTGTAACCTGATTCATGAATCTCATTGCGGTCAGCAGGATCGTTAGGATCGAGTCCCATACTGATCTCCCATTCGTCAGGCATACCGTCATGATCAGAATCAACCAGAGCTGAAGCCGTCTCTTCGAACTCTAGGTAACCCCCGACTTCCTTTTGTGAATTAATATGTTGCCCGGTACGATTCTTCACGTCATTTACGATTCGGGCATCTATGGCGTCTCGTCTAGGCAGAATTGCACCTGCTTTTGCAAGAACTTGCTCATAGGCTGTTTCTGCATCGTCCATGGATGTGGGATTAGCCATCTGCACAGGAGCGAGTAGTTTGGAATCTGGATTCGCAAGTTCTCCCACACCTAACCAGTTGTCCGCTGTAACATCGGGATAACTGTCCACGACATTGCCACTCACATGTAATCGTGTATCAGGTGCAACATCAAGGAAAATCTGATCCCTGGCATTTCGATACGTATTCGGTCCGTATTTATAGTAGTTATTCATAAGATTATAATTGCCTTCCTCACCCCCATAAGCAGAGAAGAACCCCCAATTATAGACAATATTGTTGTAGGACTCGGTATTAAAGCCAGGAGAGCCTGCAAATCTCGGATTGCGGCTCACATTGTGAGCAATGATATTGTGATGAAAGGAGGTGTTGTTGCCGCCCCATATGCCTGCATATCCATGTCTCCCCTTCTGATGTGTAGTCATTAGCATGCTCTCCGCGATAACCGACCACTGCACAGTTGTATTTTCATTGGCGTACATACTTAACACTTCGTCAACTGACCAGGTAAACGACGAGTGGTCGATCATAATGTTTTTGTGGTATCGTCCACCAAATACGTCATCCTCACTAGAGTGCTTATCCCCAAGCCGAAAGCGCATATGCCTGACGATAATGTTGTCCGCTTGGAATGTGGTCCAATAATCGGATACAGTGATTCCTTCTCCTGGAGCTGTCTGTCCAGCGATCGTGATATTAGAACCGGTAATCGCCAGAGGGGATTCCAGATGAATCGTTCCTCCCAATCTGAATACTACGGTGGTATCACTCTGACTAACAGCATCTCGAAGTGATCCAGGGCCGGAATCGGCGAGGGTGGTCACTTCATACACTGACCCTCCCCTACCACCTGTCACGTACTTACCGCCGCCTTCAGCACCGGGAAATGCGGGCAATAATGGAGTAGCTTCATCTTCTGCAGCAACCATACCTGGTAGCAAACTGAATAACATCGCAACGACCAATACGAATGATACCATTCTTTTCAACGAATCTTCCTCCTCCGGTTTACATGTAATTGTACAGAATGTTACCTCACTGAGAGCCAGATGCTCATGCGATAAACCTTTATCTAATCTGGCATCACCTCCTCAACGTTATGTAAGCGTTATCAGTAAAGGATGCGAAAACCCGTTGTCATCTGAAACCTATCCGTACTCTTTCTGCGATCACGTTCTAGGTTTCCGATCCAACGGGTCTCGTCATAGATCGTTAAACTTTGGCATGCAGCAAGTACTCGTATTCGGTACATGCGAGCAAGAAAGCTCCCATTCCTTTTTGGTCATTCGTTATAATCGGTTCACTTATATAATACGCGTAACTTCCGTCACGCCTTGCATCTCCACCGAGCCCTGCAACCTGGCAGTTTTTGTAGAGATTTACCCAACCCTGATTGGTCTCCATTACGAATTCAGAGATTAATCCTGCATAAGCATGGTTCAATATCAGTTCCCATTCCCGTGGTAACCATCCTAGCCGAATCCCTTTGGCCATGGCGTAGACGATCATGCTGGATGCTGAAGCTTCCAGATAATTACCTTTGCGATCTCCCTCATTCACTACCTGATACCATACCCCGCTAGCTGTATCCTGATAAGCGCGCAGCGCAGTCATCGTATCTGTGAAGATATCAACCAACTTGCGATAATCGGGATGATGGCTTGGTAATAACTCCAGAACATCCACTAAAGCCATAACAAACCAGCCGATAGACCTGCCCCAGAAGTTGGGTGATTGTCCTGTTACTGAATGGCTCCAAGGCTGAACGCGTTGTTCATCCCAAGCATGATAGAGCAGTCCTGTAGCATCGTCTCGGGTATGTTGGGCACACAATATAAATTGCTTAGTTACATCGTTCAACAAGCCCTCTTCGGGCTCCCAGCGAAGCAAGTACTCCAGATAGAAAGGCGCGCCCATATAGAGACCGTCCAACCAGATCTGATAGGGATATACTTGCTTGTGCCAGAAAGCTCCCTCAGACGTGCGCGGGTGAGTCTTAAATTGTTCGCGTAACAGACCTGCCGCAAGCTTATATTTTATTTGCCCTGTCCTGTCATACAGGCCGAACATCAG
Protein-coding sequences here:
- a CDS encoding pectinesterase family protein → MLIYGDSASTLDSSGNALGTSGSYSFRVQTNDFTAEHLTIQNDAGDNAGQAVALFARGDRLVFRDVSLKGWQDTLYVNDGRQYYVDSYIEGDVDFIFGNATALFENSVINSLSNGYVTAASTAEEKSGYVFLNSHITGNSSLAGTIPLGRPWRPYANVVYINSYMDNHISASGWNNWSNPDNERTARFAEFASYGPGANPKARLNWTTQLTTEEAEKYLPAQLFAGADNWNPAAELSLVQES
- a CDS encoding MFS transporter, producing the protein MKFQEQQHIRNILFILFALPGLSFSSWVARTPAIRDQLNLSTAEMGIIIFALATGSLVGLLSSGSIIARKGARLVIVVSSFLIVVGFLIIGLGTMTTTTSIVMIGLFIFGCGFGAAEVGLNMEGSAVEKTLDKILLPALHGFFSVGTLLGAIIGVSAEVLELPVIVHFSILAVLISVILLSCFRYLPKTTGMETNYVSTDNGVVGRKIKVWTEKELYLLGLWF
- a CDS encoding sugar O-acetyltransferase → MNIREKMHNGSLYLPGDVQLSKDQAKCLDKLYDYNMSRPSEEEQRKEMLRDMFAEIGEGCYIEPPLRSNWGGKHVHFGKNIYANFNLTLVDDTHIYVGDHTMFGPNVTIATAGHPIMAELREQAYQFNAPVKIGRNCWLGAGVIVLPGITIGDNTVIGAGSVVTKDIPSHVVALGTPCKVIREVNEYDSEYYFRNNKINTINEINE
- a CDS encoding Ig-like domain-containing protein; this encodes MVSFVLVVAMLFSLLPGMVAAEDEATPLLPAFPGAEGGGKYVTGGRGGSVYEVTTLADSGPGSLRDAVSQSDTTVVFRLGGTIHLESPLAITGSNITIAGQTAPGEGITVSDYWTTFQADNIIVRHMRFRLGDKHSSEDDVFGGRYHKNIMIDHSSFTWSVDEVLSMYANENTTVQWSVIAESMLMTTHQKGRHGYAGIWGGNNTSFHHNIIAHNVSRNPRFAGSPGFNTESYNNIVYNWGFFSAYGGEEGNYNLMNNYYKYGPNTYRNARDQIFLDVAPDTRLHVSGNVVDSYPDVTADNWLGVGELANPDSKLLAPVQMANPTSMDDAETAYEQVLAKAGAILPRRDAIDARIVNDVKNRTGQHINSQKEVGGYLEFEETASALVDSDHDGMPDEWEISMGLDPNDPADRNEIHESGYTYLEVYLNSIAGNGSMNPTVTIQSPANHTSQEEGASVEITASASDVDGSIAKVEFYQNDVRLGKLIQHLTRLHGKMCRMARIISLLERLMTQVLQRSLTMSRCMFTSRTVFSRGHPSILENQVSRVIPN
- a CDS encoding VOC family protein, with the translated sequence MRIEHIAMYVHDLELNKQFYMKYFSAQANKLYYNPRTGLKTYFLTFETGARLELMNRPELTERTPGLMQTGLIHLAFSVGSKDRVDSLTLELSNAGYSVNGGPRTTGDGYYESSILGPENIQIEITI
- a CDS encoding glycoside hydrolase family 43 protein, yielding MKTFRNPVLPGFHPDPSAIRVGEDYYLVTSSFEYFPGVPLFHSKDLVHWQQLGHVLDRASQLNLDGIMPSRGIWAPTIRYHKGTFYMITTFVDNEKKEHNFYVTTTDPSGDWSDPIWLDDAPGIDPSLFFDEDGRAYYTGNRIPPEGQEYPKHMDIWLQEIDLEQGKLIGEKVSIWQGALKVAHAQEGPHIYKKDDWYYLLIAEGGTGHTHAVTIARSRNITGPYEGHRSNPILTHRHLGRAYPIVNVGHAELIETQQGEWWLLCLASRTAGGYYRNLGRETFMAPVQWEQEWPVVSPGVGRLELETKSPNLPEVRWPSAPIRDDFDESSLSPIWNFLRTPRGEFWSLTERPGHLRLRLKQEQLSEQSNPAFVGRRQQHLMFNASTHMEFNPQNEGETAGLTLFHNQNYHFRMELALEQGKPVIRLVERQAGVDKFLISHPWSDHHIQLRVVGLEQEYSFYYRANEYVSWSVLFEKADGRLLSTDRAGGFTGTYIGLYGSKQAKLDLNEALNQDGNHHHNLSYVDFDWFDYKEIAKQ
- a CDS encoding pectinesterase family protein, which encodes MVCYRFTIIPGRRNGLHRIGADASKPDDEVDKLNTSVFSNASVQELPADFPTAPTELVAEPDLKSIQLQWDEVQSADSYSMYRADIPGGPYTLQQEGITTTSYTDPNLTVGKTYYYAVKASNDHGTSFYSNEASAAAEGEPETIYYMNDDFEDIEINTTPASYTVLPDPQTNDLKVVVTQIPTGTTGNASAKALMLYDNGAGIAQFARSFPPQRGSFVFEADIMSQGWPGTSTVLQLQNGTGSRAALSIELRKPSAPVAEDQYTLIYKKDGKDHKLMDAPVNNQWYNFKIVGNVASQKADIYVDDVRVADDVPFQADVTADGVARMFARTPGTGKGTLFYDNVKLYVEPVSSPKGLRTEPGNGMVRLHWEEADGASTYNVKRSIQSANDYELIASELTETTYIDEEVTNGTAYTYVVTAVGPLGESSNSNTSSVTPSEDAVRPDMPENLMAVARNAQADLTWDEVVAANYYTVKRSLQAEGPYTTVSSRAAVPTFRDGGLDNGTTYYYVVSATGIGGEGEDSSPVAVTPTMALSTPQVTVESLPESVSITWKAIEGASTYVIKRAMSVTGTYDVIADQESGTSYVDTGLLNGKPYYYKVTALAQGTRSLDSSAVGTRPAVDDGRPQAPSEIRAEPGESTITLTWQEAEEAEEYAVKRSESPEGPFVTVASNVNDTSFSDTQLINGTAYYYVITGLNEFGESMSSAPISEIPAPVLTVSSDGSAQYEQVQEAIHAVPDNSTLPTIIRIKDGIYREKLDVPSSKNICESLEKAGRALC
- a CDS encoding MFS transporter encodes the protein MDRKRTILIGIMVLGMAFAEGAANDWLPLIMVDGYGLNASTGSVIYGLFVGAMTLGRFSGGWILGRYGRIKVLMGCALSAVMGLSLVIWSQHYLLAAIGVILWGLGASLGFPVGLSAAGDKPEGAAARVGAVATSGYIASLVGPPGLGFLGEHFGLLNAMIAVLGAVIISACLTKSAKPQTEFFKIEKK